A single window of Rhipicephalus microplus isolate Deutch F79 unplaced genomic scaffold, USDA_Rmic scaffold_19, whole genome shotgun sequence DNA harbors:
- the LOC119186381 gene encoding uncharacterized protein LOC119186381 isoform X1: MRQKYGKLGHPSTSSSSTSAKRLCSEEHLKSIQSTEDEQSVEMHIKSMQQEMKGATISLEKLTDSMTRTFHARRHWVKDSRPSMYELLQQYPALERPELIFHDFKLLGGKPPIETIVHAAQKHVDTVVNMMREKMEPITSQLLGMAEGTSEDDKKLLTTLAFLTALPRTVKEKSSSFLKQTAPWFSAHPCVILDNDEYLGPCMVLTENQLLKADNPIQAILMCFCLHWVLDICYDSAFKGFYSILENVLGLHSVKLSATAIHVLSALE, from the exons ATGCGCCAAAAATATGGAAAGCTTGGTCATCCATCAACGTCATCATCATCTACATCGGCAAAACGCCTCTGCAGTGAA GAACATCTGAAAAGTATTCAGTCCACTGAAGATGAGCAGAGTGTGGAAATGCACATAAAATCAATGCAGCAAGAAATGAAGGGTGCAACAATATCTCTGGAAAAACTCACAGACTCAATGACCCGCACATTTCATGCTCGGCGGCATTGGGTGAAAGATTCAAGACCATCAATGTATGAATTGCTGCAACAGTATCCGGCACTTGAAAGACCTGAGCTG ATCTTTCACGACTTCAAATTGCTTGGTGGGAAGCCACCAATAGAAACTATTGTGCATGCAGCACAGAAGCATGTTGACACAGTAGTAAACATGATGAGGGAAAAGATGGAGCCGATAACCTCACAGCTACTGGGAATGGCCGAAGGAACCAGTGAGGATGACAAAAAAT TGCTGACAACTCTTGCATTCCTCACGGCTCTTCCCCGCACTGTGAAGGAAAAGTCGTCATCATTCCTCAAACAAACG GCACCGTGGTTCAGCGCACATCCCTGTGTCATTTTGGATAATGATGAATACTTGGGGCCATGCATGGTGCTTACAGAAAACCAGCTTTTGAAGGCAGATAACCCCATTCAAGCAATCCTTATGTGCTTCTGCCTTCACTGGGTACTAGATATTTGCTACGACTCTGCCTTTAAGGGGTTTTACTCTATTCTAGAGAACGTGCTTGGACTGCACAGTGTGAAGCTGTCAGCGACAGCGATTCATGTGCTTTCTGCTTTAGAATGA
- the LOC119186381 gene encoding uncharacterized protein LOC119186381 isoform X2, which translates to MHIKSMQQEMKGATISLEKLTDSMTRTFHARRHWVKDSRPSMYELLQQYPALERPELIFHDFKLLGGKPPIETIVHAAQKHVDTVVNMMREKMEPITSQLLGMAEGTSEDDKKLLTTLAFLTALPRTVKEKSSSFLKQTAPWFSAHPCVILDNDEYLGPCMVLTENQLLKADNPIQAILMCFCLHWVLDICYDSAFKGFYSILENVLGLHSVKLSATAIHVLSALE; encoded by the exons ATGCACATAAAATCAATGCAGCAAGAAATGAAGGGTGCAACAATATCTCTGGAAAAACTCACAGACTCAATGACCCGCACATTTCATGCTCGGCGGCATTGGGTGAAAGATTCAAGACCATCAATGTATGAATTGCTGCAACAGTATCCGGCACTTGAAAGACCTGAGCTG ATCTTTCACGACTTCAAATTGCTTGGTGGGAAGCCACCAATAGAAACTATTGTGCATGCAGCACAGAAGCATGTTGACACAGTAGTAAACATGATGAGGGAAAAGATGGAGCCGATAACCTCACAGCTACTGGGAATGGCCGAAGGAACCAGTGAGGATGACAAAAAAT TGCTGACAACTCTTGCATTCCTCACGGCTCTTCCCCGCACTGTGAAGGAAAAGTCGTCATCATTCCTCAAACAAACG GCACCGTGGTTCAGCGCACATCCCTGTGTCATTTTGGATAATGATGAATACTTGGGGCCATGCATGGTGCTTACAGAAAACCAGCTTTTGAAGGCAGATAACCCCATTCAAGCAATCCTTATGTGCTTCTGCCTTCACTGGGTACTAGATATTTGCTACGACTCTGCCTTTAAGGGGTTTTACTCTATTCTAGAGAACGTGCTTGGACTGCACAGTGTGAAGCTGTCAGCGACAGCGATTCATGTGCTTTCTGCTTTAGAATGA